The proteins below come from a single Chrysoperla carnea chromosome 1, inChrCarn1.1, whole genome shotgun sequence genomic window:
- the LOC123291843 gene encoding uncharacterized protein LOC123291843, protein MQAKTFFALEIFIVLSTTLCVIVSASIWATPAQEALDERHDAEILKAVITSMEQWRKHKAHPRHKRAETNTCYGDLGCFDAKGPFSYLDMTPSPPDDIRTRFLMYPGKRAGRSKNLLDVPFENMTTAWEWAHQGGFNKSLPTKVIVHGFGSSCTSVWVYEMRSALMSVEECNIICVDWEAGAVIPNYVRAAANTRLVGAQLARLLRGLHENSGLSLHNMHLIGFSLGAHVAGFTGTELGGNISRITGLDPAGPLFESQDPRARLDSSDALFVDVVHSNGENLILGGLGSWQPMGHVDFYPNGGRMQKGCSNLFVGAVSDIIWSSAVEGRSLCNHRRAYKFFTDSVSPKCQFPAFPCESYEKFLAGKCFPCTAGRQCGNMGYYADKSTARGQLYLITRDEEPFCAHQYHVKIESSPSDVPVVSYGKILIAIVGESELNETFTMTHKDDAELVLGGSLSKILVPHPVLGEPTKIQILYIAYSGWLSSGLARWKIDKVSFTDSFGRVLSVCQKGLDLETGKSVLLPLHEGDCEPSTTENQDTPSKNLTNNYEPEAIESTSRQNGTKKKLEAYKSITSSNKFIPTPVIKIGNEAVNTVFSEDRKDDFEIIKNDSTFNIPWKPIDGEYFGENSLDETEEEKESSRALNTRAVKKTTLNNTNSSISIMHKEVVEPILKPNQLANKIARSHNINTVKTKHEISEPILLSTTTKSNNNGIPSSTTYLKTYSTSHNNDWIPTITSQKTPPKLPISIWNENKNNTLNLKISNTSTVGPRNKRNYTSGNYRNSRTNTNNNIHNFNLTFDDNSKSQNNNIISITVQLLPHRLANMLEQAERYARMTLLPLISAHTPKILSDFVSTFTNEHNTPKYLPLPFQEIELKSTEQTISHQEPHSTTIWNEIMDQLDISNSINETYISDDLKNDTQIFTTESSVDITTQNNESLFIVYPVSTENSNNNISVPKSVNIFVDTNNTFDNNLNIGEIITPKMNKTSMEKKSKYIPLNFDTAMNNSSNN, encoded by the exons ATGcaagcaaaaacattttttgcattggaaatatttatagtattatCTACAACATTATGTGTAATAG TAAGTGCATCTATATGGGCAACACCAGCACAAGAAGCGCTAGATGAAAGGCATGATGCCGAAATTTTAAAAGCGGTTATAACATCCATGGAACAATGGAGAAAACACAAAGCACATCCTCG TCACAAACGAGCTGAAACAAATACATGTTATGGTGATTTAGGATGTTTTGATGCGAAAGGACCATTCAGTTATTTAGACATGACACCAAGTCCACCAGACGATATCCGAACACGGTTTTTAATGTATCCTGGTAAACGTGCTGGTCGATCAAAGAATCTATTAGATGTGCCATTTGAAAATATGACAACAGCATGGGAATGGGCTCATCAAGGTGGTTTTAATAAGTCATTACCCACGAAAGTGATTGTTCATGGCTTCGGCAGTTCATGTACAAGCGTATGGGTGTATGAAATGCGGAGTGCATTGATGTCTGTT gaAGAATGTAATATAATTTGTGTAGATTGGGAAGCAGGTGCTGTTATACCCAATTATGTACGTGCAGCTGCGAATACACGTTTAGTTGGCGCACAATTAGCACGATTATTACGTGGATTACATGAGAACTCTGGTCTATCATTgcataatatgcatttaattgGTTTTAGTTTAGGCGCACACGTAGCTGGTTTTACAGGCACTGAGTTGGGTGGGAATATCAGCCGAATAacag gttTAGATCCTGCTGGTCCATTATTTGAATCGCAAGACCCAAGAGCACGTTTGGATTCTTCAGATGCATTATTTGTCGATGTAGTCCATAGCAATggcgaaaatttaattttaggtgGTCTTGGATCATGGCAACCGATGGGACATGTAGATTTTTATCCAAACGGTGGTCGAATGCAAAAAGGATGCTCAAATTTATTTGTAGGAGCAGTTAGTGATATAATTTGGT caTCAGCCGTGGAAGGCCGATCACTATGCAATCATCGACGTGCTTACAAGTTTTTTACAGACTCAGTATCACCCAAATGTCAATTTCCAGCATTTCCTTGTGAAtcttatgaaaaatttcttgCAGGAAAATGTTTTCCATGTACAGCAGGAAG gcAATGTGGAAATATGGGTTACTATGCGGACAAATCAACAGCACGTGGTCAATTATATCTTATAACGCGTGATGAAGAACCATTTTGTG cTCACCAATATCatgtaaaaattgaaagttcTCCAAGTGATGTACCAGTTGTAagttatggaaaaattttaattgcaatagTTGGAGAGTCAGAATTAAATGAGACATTTACAATGACCCA TAAAGATGATGCTGAACTAGTTTTGGGTGGatcattatcaaaaattctTGTACCTCATCCAGTATTAGGTGAAccaacaaaaatacaaatattatacatagcTTACAGTGGATGGTTATCGTCTGGTTTAGCACGTTGGAAAATTGATAAAGTTTCTTTCACTGATAGTTTTGGTAGAGTTTTATCTGTCTGCCAAAAAGGTTTGGATTTAGAAACGGGTAAATCAGTTCTTTTACCATTACATGAAGGTGATTGTGAACCATCAACGACTGAAAATCAG GATACaccatcaaaaaatttaacaaataattatgaacCTGAAGCTATTGAATCCACATCACGACAAAAtggaacaaaaaagaaattggaAGCTTATAAAAGTATAACCAgctcaaataaatttataccaaCACCGGTAATAAAAATTGGTAATGAAGCCGTAAACACTGTGTTCTCAGAAGACCGTAAAgatgattttgaaataataaaaaatgattcaacATTTAATATACCATGGAAGCCAATTGATGGTGAATACTTTGGTGAAAATTCATTAGATGAGACTGAAGAAGAAAAAGAATCAAGTAGAGCTCTAAATACTAGAGCTGTAAAGAAAACTACTTTAAATAATACAA attcATCAATATCGATAATGCATAAAGAAGTCGTTGAACCTATACTAAAACCGAATCAATTAGCAAATAAAATTGCACGATCGCATAATATAAATACCGTTAAAACAAAACATGAAATCTCCGAGCcaatattattatcaacaacaacgaaatcaaataataatggaATTCCATCATCAACAACATATCTTAAAACCTACTCAACAAGTCATAACAATGATTGGATTCCAACAATCACATCACAAAAAACACCACCAAAACTTCCGATAAGTATATGGAACGAGAATAAAAATAACACccttaacttaaaaatatcaaatacgtCCACAGTTGGACCACGGAATAAACGAAATTATACAAGCGGAAATTATCGAAACAGTCGAAcaaatacaaacaataatatccataattttaatttaacgtttgACGATAATTCCAAatcacaaaacaataatattatctcAATAACTGTGCAGTTACTACCCCATCGATTAGCTAACATGTTGGAACAAGCTGAACGTTATGCACGTATGACATTATTACCATTAATTAGTGCGCATActccaaaaattttaagtgattttgTGAGTACATTTACTAATGAACATAATACACCGAAATACTTACCATTACCATTTCAAGAAATCGAATTGAAATCAACCGAACAAACAATTAGCCATCAAGAACCACATTCAACCACAATTTGGAATGAAATTATGGATCAATTGGATATTTCCAATTCAATAAATGAAACATATATTtcagatgatttaaaaaatgatacacAGATTTTTACAACTGAAAGTAGTGTTGATATTACAACACAAAATAATGAAtcgttatttattgtttatccAGTTTCAacagaaaattcaaataataatatatcagtGCCAAAATCggttaatatttttgtagatacaaataatacttttgataataatttaaacattggtgaaataat TACACCTAAAATGAATAAGACAAGTATGGAgaaaaagtcaaaatatattCCCTTAAATTTTGATACTGCAATGAATAATTcatctaataattaa